Proteins encoded in a region of the Mycobacterium branderi genome:
- a CDS encoding 3-beta-hydroxysteroid dehydrogenase, whose translation MGDASLTTELGRVLVTGGSGFVGANLVTTLLDRGYQVRSFDRAPSPLPAQPGLEVLQGDICDPAVVAAAVDGIDTVFHTAAIIELMGGASVTDEYRRRSFAVNVDGTKNLVHAAQKAGTKRFVYTASNSVVMGGQRIANGDETLPYTDRFNDLYTETKVVAEKFVLSQNGIDGLLTCSIRPSGIWGRGDQTMFRKLFESVVAGHVKVLIGSKNAKLDNSYVHNLIHGFILAAEHLVPGGTAPGQAYFINDAEPINMFEFARPIVEECGVHWPRVRVSGRLVRDVMSVWQRLHFKFALPQPPLEPLAVERLYLDNYFSVAKAERDLGYKPLFTTEQAMAECLPYYCELFEKVKAATQPQLASVVAAPPPE comes from the coding sequence ATGGGTGATGCATCACTGACCACTGAACTCGGCCGCGTCCTGGTCACGGGGGGCTCCGGATTCGTCGGCGCGAACCTGGTGACCACGCTGCTCGACCGCGGCTACCAGGTGCGTTCGTTCGACCGCGCGCCGTCGCCGCTGCCCGCGCAGCCGGGGCTGGAGGTGCTACAGGGCGACATCTGCGACCCGGCCGTCGTTGCTGCTGCGGTCGACGGCATCGACACGGTGTTCCACACCGCGGCGATCATCGAGTTGATGGGGGGCGCGTCGGTCACCGACGAATACCGCCGCCGCAGTTTCGCGGTCAACGTCGACGGCACCAAGAACCTCGTACACGCGGCGCAGAAGGCCGGGACGAAACGGTTCGTCTACACGGCGTCGAACAGCGTCGTGATGGGCGGCCAGCGCATCGCCAACGGCGACGAAACCCTGCCCTACACCGACCGGTTCAACGACCTCTATACCGAAACCAAAGTCGTTGCCGAGAAGTTCGTGTTGTCGCAGAACGGGATTGACGGACTGCTGACCTGTTCGATCCGGCCCAGCGGCATCTGGGGGCGCGGCGACCAGACGATGTTTCGCAAGCTGTTCGAAAGTGTTGTCGCCGGCCATGTCAAAGTGCTCATCGGCAGCAAGAACGCCAAGCTGGATAACTCTTACGTACACAACCTGATTCACGGGTTCATCCTGGCCGCCGAACATCTGGTGCCCGGTGGCACCGCGCCCGGGCAGGCGTACTTCATCAATGACGCCGAGCCGATCAACATGTTCGAGTTCGCCCGGCCGATCGTCGAAGAGTGCGGCGTGCACTGGCCGCGCGTGCGGGTGTCGGGTCGGCTGGTGCGTGATGTCATGTCGGTATGGCAGCGGCTGCACTTCAAGTTCGCGCTGCCGCAGCCGCCACTGGAACCCCTTGCCGTGGAACGGCTTTACCTCGACAACTACTTCTCGGTCGCCAAGGCGGAGCGTGACCTCGGCTATAAGCCGTTGTTCACCACCGAGCAAGCGATGGCCGAATGCCTGCCCTATTACTGCGAGCTGTTCGAGAAGGTCAAGGCCGCCACCCAGCCCCAGCTGGCGTCCGTCGTCGCTGCTCCCCCGCCGGAGTAG
- a CDS encoding exodeoxyribonuclease VII small subunit has translation METRPVSELGYEECRDELIEVVRLLEQGGLDLDASLKLWERGEQLAKRCEEHLAGARKRVADALAASDAEEGG, from the coding sequence ATGGAGACTAGGCCTGTTAGTGAGCTCGGGTACGAGGAATGCCGCGACGAGCTGATTGAAGTCGTCCGACTGCTGGAGCAGGGCGGGCTAGACCTAGACGCGTCGCTGAAGCTGTGGGAAAGAGGCGAACAGCTGGCTAAACGCTGTGAAGAGCACTTAGCTGGAGCTCGCAAGCGAGTGGCCGATGCGCTGGCTGCCAGCGACGCCGAGGAAGGTGGATAA